A genomic stretch from Sulfuricella sp. includes:
- a CDS encoding DUF86 domain-containing protein, whose product MSKAETLRLHDYLGHILEAIERCHLYVEDMDEVAFLQDIKTQDAVIRTFEVIGEAANNIKKRHAEFAMMHPDIPFGFAIGMRNALSHGYFKVDFELVWKTIHEDLPELHSQVRKLIEPQG is encoded by the coding sequence ATGAGTAAAGCAGAAACGCTGCGTCTGCATGATTATCTTGGCCATATTCTGGAGGCTATCGAACGCTGCCATCTCTATGTGGAAGATATGGACGAGGTGGCGTTCTTGCAGGACATAAAAACGCAAGATGCAGTTATTCGTACCTTCGAGGTTATTGGTGAGGCCGCGAACAATATCAAGAAGCGCCATGCCGAGTTCGCCATGATGCATCCGGATATACCGTTTGGATTTGCGATAGGTATGCGCAACGCGCTTTCACATGGATATTTCAAGGTCGATTTTGAATTGGTCTGGAAAACCATCCATGAGGATTTGCCCGAACTGCACAGCCAAGTTCGCAAACTGATCGAGCCACAGGGCTGA